The DNA region CCAGATTCGCCGTTCGCCTTGCAACATTCTGGTCAAGACGCTTCAGTTGACTGAGCCCCATGATGCCGCCAATCTCGGTATTACGCACGTTATAAGCGGGATAAGCAAAGATGAAATCCGGATTCAATTCAGGATATTGCTCCAAATACGATGCCTTGAGTTGATCGTTATTGGCTTCTCGGACCATTCCATGCGAACGAAGCATGCGTGCTTGTTGATACACAGACTCATCATTGGTGCAGACCATCCCCCCCTCAATCGTGCTCATATGATGGGCATAGTAGAAGGAGAAGTTGGACATCCAGCCGATACTGCCGGCTTTCCGATGATTATGCATGGCACCGTGCGACTCACAAACATCCTCGATAAGCGGAATATTGCGACGCTCCAGTTCGACAATCAGCTCATCCGTCAGTGCATCGAAACCCTGAATATGACTTAAGAACACAGCCCGGGTTTTTTCACTCAGCTTGGCGATGATTTGAGCGCTATCCATCCCTAATGTACGCGGATCAATATCAACAAAAACCGGGGTAAACCCATTTTGCAAAACGGAAGCAATGTCTGAAATCCATGTCAGGGGGGGGACAATCACCTCACCGCCATCAGGATGATTCAAACGCAAAATGGCCATTGACAACAGGTTAGCAGAGGCACCGGAATTGACAAAAACGCTGTATTTTACGCCAAGCCATTTGGACCATTCCGCCTCAAATTTACGGACATTAACCGAATGAGTCAGAATTGGATCATCTTGCTTCAGATGCTCAATAACAGC from Paludibacterium sp. B53371 includes:
- a CDS encoding DegT/DnrJ/EryC1/StrS aminotransferase family protein — protein: MKFPLMRNNIAREDLDAVIEHLKQDDPILTHSVNVRKFEAEWSKWLGVKYSVFVNSGASANLLSMAILRLNHPDGGEVIVPPLTWISDIASVLQNGFTPVFVDIDPRTLGMDSAQIIAKLSEKTRAVFLSHIQGFDALTDELIVELERRNIPLIEDVCESHGAMHNHRKAGSIGWMSNFSFYYAHHMSTIEGGMVCTNDESVYQQARMLRSHGMVREANNDQLKASYLEQYPELNPDFIFAYPAYNVRNTEIGGIMGLSQLKRLDQNVARRTANLERFLSKIDPVRYRTDFKLEGSSNYAFNLILQQPDDDFVQHLMVRMRECGIEFRRGSAGGGNQLRQPYLKGIVPHDYHLQFPQTEHIHFYGFYIGNFPDLHDEEVDELCRILNAV